Proteins encoded in a region of the Benincasa hispida cultivar B227 chromosome 2, ASM972705v1, whole genome shotgun sequence genome:
- the LOC120071664 gene encoding proline-rich receptor-like protein kinase PERK1: MSSPAPTSPPATNTTSPPPPTTGAPPPAPPSLSPPPPDAASQPPPASSPPPTTTPSPPPPDTSAPSPPTSSPSPPTTPSSSSPPPPSTNSTAPPQLPSPTPPSGSGTPASPGGNLSPPSPPSSSGASAGLVAGVAIAGVVVVVVALIVMFLCLRKKRRRDEEAYYRPPPPPAFKDGPYGPQQHHWQSHQPPPADHVVGAVPKPSPPPSSRPPLSPPIINSSGGSGSNYSGSENSLAPAPSSIPLGFSQSSFTYEELAMATDGFSEANLLGQGGFGYVHKGVLPNGKEVAVKQLKAGSGQGEREFQAEVEIISRVHHRHLVSLVGYCITGSKRLLVYEFVPNNTLEFHLHGKGRPTMDWPTRLKIALGSAKGLAYLHEDCNPKIIHRDIKAANILLDLKFEAKVADFGLAKLSSDVNTHVSTRVMGTFGYLAPEYASSGKLTEKSDVFSFGVMLLEMITGRRPVDTTQSFMDDGLLDWARPLLLRATEDGVYDGLVDPKLRDNYDHNEMARMVACAAACVRHSARRRPRMSQVVHALEGEASLSDLNEGIRPGHSTVYSSYGSSDYDTAQYNEDLKKFRKMALASQEYGSEYSEPTSEYGLYPSGSSGDGQTTREMEMRTTRKESGGFSGSS; encoded by the exons ATGTCGTCTCCGGCTCCGACCTCGCCGCCGGCGACTAATACGACTTCACCCCCACCTCCAACCACCGGCGCACCTCCCCCGGCACCTCCGTCTCTCTCACCGCCGCCTCCCGACGCTGCCTCTCAGCCTCCACCTGCTTCATCTCCGCCGCCTACCACCACTCCTTCGCCGCCGCCTCCGGACACTTCCGCTCCATCGCCGCCTACTTCTTCTCCTTCACCGCCGACCACGCCTTCGAGCTCTTCGCCGCCGCCGCCGTCTACCAACTCGACTGCTCCCCCGCAGCTGCCAAGTCCGACGCCGCCGTCGGGTTCTGGTACACCAGCGAGTCCTGGAGGAAATCTGTCTCCGCCGTCTCCCCCATCGTCATCGGGAGCTTCGGCTGGACTTGTGGCTGGAGTTGCCATTGCTGGAGTGGTGGTGGTGGTTGTGGCGTTGATTGTTATGTTTTTGTGTttaagaaagaagagaagacgCGACGAGGAGGCTTACTACCGGCCGCCGCCACCCCCGGCGTTTAAAG ATGGCCCATATGGTCCACAACAGCACCACTGGCAATCACATCAGCCGCCACCGGCAGATCATGTCGTGGGGGCAGTGCCGAAGCCATCTCCTCCGCCATCATCACGGCCACCGTTGTCACCTCCGATTATAAACAGCAGCGGAGGCTCTGGATCTAATTATTCAGGGTCTGAAAATTCGCTTGCTCCTGCTCCATCTTCTATTCCCTTGGGCTTCTCACAAAGCAGCTTCACTTATGAAGAGTTAGCAATGGCGACAGATGGGTTTTCAGAAGCCAATCTCCTTGGACAAGGTGGGTTTGGTTATGTTCATAAAGGAGTACTTCCAAATGGGAAGGAAGTTGCAGTGAAGCAACTTAAAGCTGGAAGTGGACAGGGTGAGCGTGAATTTCAAGCAGAAGTGGAAATAATCAGCCGAGTTCATCATAGACATCTTGTTTCCTTAGTTGGATATTGCATTACTGGCTCCAAAAGGTTGCTGGTTTATGAATTTGTTCCTAACAACACATTGGAGTTTCACTTGCATG GGAAAGGACGACCCACCATGGACTGGCCAACGAGACTGAAAATTGCTCTGGGATCTGCCAAGGGATTGGCCTACCTTCATGAGGACT GTAATCCTAAGATCATTCATCGTGATATTAAAGCAGCAAATATTCTTTTGGATCTCAAATTCGAAGCAAAG GTTGCAGATTTTGGGCTTGCCAAATTGTCTTCTGATGTTAATACTCATGTTTCAACCCGAGTCATGGGAACTTTCGG ATACCTTGCTCCTGAATATGCTTCAAGCGGGAAACTCACTGAGAAATCAGATGTCTTCTCCTTTGGAGTGATGCTTTTGGAGATGATTACTGGACGCAGACCTGTAGATACAACTCAATCATTCATGGATGATGGATTGCTCGATTGG GCAAGGCCATTACTATTACGGGCCACCGAAGATGGGGTGTATGATGGTCTAGTAGATCCAAAGCTGAGAGATAACTATGACCACAACGAGATGGCTCGCATGGTTGCTTGTGCAGCCGCCTGTGTGCGCCATTCGGCAAGACGCCGACCACGGATGAGTCAGGTGGTTCATGCTCTTGAAGGTGAAGCCTCACTTTCTGATCTTAACGAAGGGATTCGACCTGGACATAGTACTGTCTACAGTTCGTATGGAAGCTCTGACTATGACACAGCTCAGTACAATGAGGACCTGAAAAAGTTCAGGAAGATGGCATTGGCGAGCCAGGAGTACGGCAGTGAGTACAGCGAGCCGACGAGTGAGTATGGTTTGTATCCATCTGGGTCGAGTGGTGATGGCCAAACAACCAGGGAAATGGAGATGAGAACGACGAGGAAAGAAAGCGGAGGTTTTAGTGGAAGCTCATGA